The following are encoded together in the Cicer arietinum cultivar CDC Frontier isolate Library 1 chromosome 2, Cicar.CDCFrontier_v2.0, whole genome shotgun sequence genome:
- the LOC101509370 gene encoding pectinesterase QRT1 produces MMRLSCRVVVLFVLVFVMWVEVDLVEGGKGGGVRNYISWEDLMVDEQRLVLKKSNNNKEFRVIVVDHNGHGHSKTVQGAVDLVPDWNKHRIKIYIYPGIYRVFVPITKPYISFIGRRNQTSMPIITWNSKSSDRGPNGQTLGTYGSATVAVESSYFCATEVTFENTVVAEAGGKGMQAVALRVDSDKAMFYRVKIKGTQDTLLDNTGTHYFYRCLIQGKVDFIFGSAKSLYEKCRLQSIAENYGAIAAHHRDSPLQDTGFSFVGCSIRGTGSVYLGRAWGDYSRIIYSKCNMDNIISPDGWSEWNHPEREKTAVFGEYKCHGKGADRAKRVPWSKPLSYGEAKPFLDINFINGKQWLRL; encoded by the exons ATGATGAGGTTGTCTTGTAGAgttgttgttttgtttgttttggttTTTGTTATGTGGGTTGAGGTGGATTTAGTAGAAGGTGGTAAAGGGGGTGGTGTTAGGAATTACATTAGTTGGGAAGATTTGATGGTGGATGAACAAAGGTTGGTTTTGAAGAAGAGCAATAATAATAAGGAGTTTAGAGTTATTGTGGTTGATCATAATGGACATGGACATTCCAAAACTGTTCAAGGAGCAGTTGATTTGGTTCCAGATTGGAACAAACACAGAATCAAAATCTACATTTATCCAGGAATTTACAG AGTGTTTGTGCCAATCACAAAGCCTTACATATCATTTATAGGTAGAAGAAATCAAACATCAATGCCTATAATTACTTGGAACAGTAAGTCATCAGATAGAGGTCCAAATGGTCAAACATTGGGCACCTATGGTTCAGCAACAGTGGCAGTAGAATCAAGTTATTTCTGTGCAACTGAAGTCACTTTTGAG AACACAGTGGTTGCAGAAGCTGGTGGAAAAGGAATGCAAGCAGTGGCACTGAGGGTAGACAGTGATAAAGCAATGTTTTATAGAGTTAAGATTAAAGGAACACAAGACACTCTTTTGGACAACACAGGAACTCACTACTTCTACAGGTGTCTCATCCAAGGAAAAGTTGATTTCATCTTTGGCAGTGCAAAATCACTCTATGAG AAGTGTCGTCTTCAATCAATAGCTGAGAACTATGGAGCAATTGCAGCACATCATAGAGATTCACCACTTCAAGATACAGGATTTTCTTTTGTAGGATGTAGTATTAGAGGAACAGGAAGTGTGTACCTTGGAAGAGCATGGGGAGATTACTCAAGAATAATATACTCAAAATGTAATATGGATAATATTATTAGTCCAGATGGATGGTCAGAATGGAATCATCCAGAAAGAgagaa GACTGCAGTGTTTGGTGAGTATAAATGCCATGGAAAAGGAGCAGATAGAGCAAAAAGGGTGCCTTGGTCAAAACCATTGAGCTATGGTGAAGCAAAGCCTTTCTTGGACattaatttcataaatggaAAGCAGTGGCTAAGACTGTAG
- the LOC101509691 gene encoding mitochondrial import inner membrane translocase subunit TIM50: MSLRILRSRLSSVASSSSNRFLCTNAAPAAPLPSPPSATSPNRWSFLKYAVIAAFTGTTVFTGYASYAYTVDEIDEKTKSFRESVKYTPSEGATALDKFQGLLYSTAVTVPVKAVELYLDARRLIEEQVRSYTEPYTDKLLPDLLPQEQHVFTLVVDLNETLIHYIWTRETGWQTFKRPGVDAFLEHLAQFYEIVVYTDEQNMFVDPVIERLDPKHCIRYRLSRPATKYQDGKHYRDLSKLNRNPAKVLYLSGHAFESCLQPENCVPVKPWVQTDKDDTALVDFIPFLEFVARSSPADIRPVLQSYQGCDIPSEFIRRSKEHQKRAQGQKRFWRN; the protein is encoded by the exons ATGTCTCTCAGAATTCTCCGATCTCGACTCTCTTCCGTCGCATCATCGTCATCCAACCGATTCCTATGCACCAATGCAGCTCCTGCTGCTCCTCTCCCTTCTCCTCCTTCCGCCACTTCCCCTAACCGCTGGAGTTTCCTCAAATACGCCGTCATCGCTGCCTTCACCGGAACCACCGTCTTTACCGGTTACGCCTCTTACG CTTACACTGTGGACGAAATAGATGAGAAAACGAAGTCGTTTCGTGAATCCGTCAAGTACACTCCAAGTGAAGGAGCTACTGCTCTTGAC AAATTTCAAGGGTTGTTATACTCAACTGCAGTGACAG TGCCTGTTAAAGCAGTCGAGCTTTATTTGGATGCAAGAAGGTTAATTGAAGAACAAGTTAGG AGTTATACAGAACCATACACAGACAAGCTCCTTCCAGATTTGCTCCCTCAGGAGCAACATGTGTTCACACTTGTTGTAGATCTCAATGAAACATTGATTCACTATATTTGGACG CGTGAAACAGGCTGGCAGACTTTTAAAAGACCTGGGGTTGATGCTTTCTTGGAACATCTAGCTCAGTTCTATGAAATAGTGGTGTATACAGATGAACAAAATATG TTTGTAGACCCTGTTATAGAGAGGCTAGATCCCAAGCACTGTATTAGGTATAGGCTATCGAGGCCTGCTACTAAGTATCAGGATGGGAAACACTATAGA GACCTTTCAAAACTAAACAGAAATCCTGCAAAAGTTCTGTACTTAAGTGGCCATGCTTTTGAAAGTTGCCTACAACCTGAGAACTGTGTCCCTGTGAAGCCATGGGTGCAGACTGATAAAGATGATACAGCTCTTGTGGATTTCATACCATTCCTTGAGT TTGTTGCCCGAAGTAGTCCTGCTGATATAAGACCAGTGCTACAGTCTTACCAAGGATGTGATATTCCAAGTGAATTCATCAGGCGTTCCAAAGAGCATCAGAA GAGAGCGCAAGGACAGAAACGCTTCTGGAGAAATTGA
- the LOC101510011 gene encoding uncharacterized protein — protein MDMFEIKHQNIGTHTQKMKTHSYLINLTQLFISISVFSFIFSPSSLFVFLHYFKFYFSTFPFQLYTHNIDKNSMFLLCNGLLVFVGLTKSFSWSSSDDDDDDDKPSKLQYIDDDSQSHVLDVDQPMLERENEMRSSELDEQNDATEEEIERKTCSEEVKEKVENTIFIDEEQREEEVELFDEEEDKGSEIDYILIEENNIEEEEEEEYDIEEEGSVLSTEELNKKFEDFIRKMKEDLRIEARRQLVMV, from the coding sequence ATGGACATGTTTGAAATTAAACACCAAAACATAGGAACACATACTCAAAAGATGAAAACTCATTCCTATCTAATTAACCTTACTCAACTATTCATTTCAATATCAGTCTTTTCCTTCATCTTTTCACCttcttctttgtttgtttttcttcaTTACTTCAAATTCTATTTCTCTACTTTTCCTTTTCAACTTTACACTCATAACATAGACAAGAATAGCATGTTCCTCCTTTGTAATGGTCTTCTTGTTTTTGTTGGTTTAACTAAATCTTTCTCATGGTCTTCtagtgatgatgatgatgatgatgataaaccTTCAAAGTTACAATATATAGATGATGATTCACAATCTCATGTACTTGATGTTGATCAGCCAATGTTGGAGAGAGAAAATGAGATGAGAAGTAGTGAGCTTGATGAACAGAATGATGCAACAGAGgaagaaatagaaagaaaaacatGTTCTGAAGAAGTGAAAGAAAAGGttgaaaataccatttttatAGATGAAGaacaaagagaagaagaagTTGAACTATTTGATGAAGAGGAGGATAAAGGGTCAGAAATTGATTACATTCTAATTGAAGAAAACAACATagaagaggaagaggaagaagaatatGATATAGAAGAAGAAGGCAGTGTATTAAGCACAGAAGagttaaacaaaaaatttgaagatttcATTAGAAAAATGAAAGAAGATCTAAGAATTGAAGCTAGAAGGCAATTAGTCATGGTCTGA
- the LOC101510331 gene encoding uncharacterized protein, with amino-acid sequence MGKINTRSDSLDSKSNRKFEKKLHFYSKVKDAVASLTAQKSIAKKNNQQKRRQKKLKAYNLSSLLESLPELKAPRKPCNEDNIKLNCTSRQKLVLKEGQRLSDIFKDLSFQMDPLAAIHQHLLSTRPVVEVEEQPKKKRVNTNGSKKRKNKSKAGAGQQSMDM; translated from the exons ATGGGAAAAATAAATACAAG GTCAGATTCATTAGATTCAAAGTCGAATCGGAAGTTCGAAAAGAAGCTACATTTTTATTCCA AGGTGAAAGATGCCGTTGCTTCCTTGACTGCGCAAAAGTCTATTGCTAAG AAAAATAACCAACAAAAAAGGCGGCAGAAAAAATTGAAAGCATACAACCTCTCTTCACTCTTAGAGTCCCTTCCAGAGTTGAAAGCTCCAAGGAAACCATGCAACGAGGATAACATTAAGCTTAATTGTACTTCTAGACAGAAATTAGT ATTGAAGGAAGGACAACGATTGTCTGATATTTTTAAGGATCTTTCCTTCCAAATGGATCCCTTGGCTGCCATTCATCAACACTTACTGAGCACACGACCTGTAGTAGAAGTAGAGGaacaacccaaaaaaaaaagagttaacACAAATGGTTCAAAGAAGAGGAAGAATAAATCAAAGGCTGGGGCTGGACAGCAGTCTATGGATATGTAA
- the LOC101511094 gene encoding two-pore potassium channel 1, whose translation MANDDTKEPLLLGSQETGAQKAKRHLNQRRFLRSRSAPDIDHAPLVTNDSESIPLSESIFGILHPSLKKVAIYLMVYLGVGAIIFYLVRNQIKGLKTHRFLDAIYFTIVTMTTVGYGDLVPDSDLTKILACAFVFSGMALMGIILSKAADYLVEKQEVLLVKAMHMHEKVGPSEILKELEMNKTRYKFFLVFSLLLILIIVGTIFLVTVEKLEIIDAFYCVCSTITTLGYGDKSFSTEAGRIFAVFWILTGTICLAQFFLYMAELNTESRQKALVHWVLTRKTTNFDLEAADLDHDGVVGAAEFVIYKLKEMGKISQEDISLVMKEFEQLDIDQSGTLSVSDITLAQSS comes from the exons ATGGCCAACGACGATACAAAGGAGCCCTTGCTATTGGGATCACAGGAAACGGGAGCTCAAAAGGCGAAACGACATTTAAACCAAAGAAGGTTCCTACGTTCTAGAAGTGCCCCTGACATAGATCATGCTCCTCTGGTGACAAACGACAGTGAATCGATTCCCCTTTCTGAGTCCATATTTGGGATTTTACATCCAAGTTTAAAAAAGGTGGCTATATATCTTATGGTCTATTTAGGTGTAGGAGCTATAATCTTCTACCTTGTTAGGAACCAGATCAAGGGACTGAAAACACACAGATTCCTTGATGCCATATACTTCACAATTGTGACAATGACTACTGTTGGATATGGAGACCTTGTTCCCGATAGCGACCTTACGAAAATACTTGCGTGCGCTTTTGTTTTCTCTGGAATGGCATTGATGGGAATAATCCTAAGCAAAGCAGCAGATTACTTGGTTGAGAAGCAAGAAGTTTTGCTAGTTAAAGCAATGCACATGCACGAAAAAGTTGGTCCAAGTGAAATTTTAAAGGAGCTTGAGATGAATAAAACAAGATACAAATTTTTTCTGGTCTTTTCCCTTCTTCTGATTCTGATTATAGTGGGGACAATCTTCTTGGTCACTGTTGAGAAATTGGAAATTATTGATGCCTTTTACTGTGTTTGTTCAACAATTACAACTCTTGGTTATGGAGATAAAAGTTTCTCAACTGAAGCTGGAAGAATATTTGCAGTGTTTTGGATATTAACAGGTACTATTTGTTTAGCTCAGTTTTTCCTCTACATGGCTGAACTAAACACTGAAAGCAGACAAAAGGCACTTGTCCATTGGGTTCTTACAAGAAAAACGACCAATTTTGATTTGGAAGCTGCAGATCTTGATCATGATGGGGTTGTTGG GGCTGCtgaatttgttatttataaGCTGAAAGAGATGGGGAAGATTAGTCAAGAAGATATATCACTTGTGATGAAGGAGTTTGAACAGCTTGACATTGATCAGTCTGGTACACTGTCTGTTTCTGATATAACACTTGCTCAATCATCTTAA
- the LOC101511934 gene encoding cysteine synthase 2 yields MAPVAARSAGAVGIGTAIFLSLVAAYFFCDRRNNSSKKKKKKISTKGIVDAIGNTPLIRINSLSDATGCEIFGKCEFLNPGGSVKDRVAVQIIEEALESGQLRRGGIVTEGSAGSTAISIATVAPAYGCKCHVVIPDDAAIEKSQILEALGATVERVRPVSITHKDHFVNIARRRASEANEFALKFRKSHLNGTDSQQINGYKSDGNNHSSLFPNDCQGGFFADQFENLANFRAHYEGTGPEIWEQTNGKLDAFVAAAGTGGTVAGVSKFLQEKNPNIKCYLIDPPGSGLFNKVTRGVMYTKQEAEGRRLKNPFDTITEGIGINRVTKNFAEAKLDGAFRGTDIEAVEMARFLVKNDGLFLGSSSAMNCVGAVRIAQSIGPGHTIVTILCDSGMRHLSKFYNAEYLSQLGLTPKATGLEFLGVK; encoded by the exons ATGGCGCCGGTGGCAGCGAGAAGCGCAGGCGCTGTTGGTATCGGAACTGCCATCTTTCTATCTCTCGTCGCCGCTTATTTCTTCTGCGACCGTCGCAACAATTCAtcgaagaaaaagaagaagaaaatttcaACTAAAGGAATCGTTGACGCCATTGGTAACACTCCTTTGATTCGAATCAACAGTCTCTCCGACGCCACTGGTTGCGAA ATTTTTGGGAAATGCGAGTTTTTGAATCCTGGAGGGAGTGTTAAAGATCGTGTTGCTGTTCAAATTATTGAAGAG GCTTTGGAATCTGGGCAGCTGCGTCGAGGTGGAATAGTTACTGAAGGGAGTGCTGGAAGCACTGCCATTAGCATTGCTACTGTTGCTCCTGCTTATGGATGCAAATGTCATGTGGTTATTCCAGATGATGCTGCCATTGAGAAg TCTCAAATACTTGAAGCACTTGGGGCAACTGTTGAAAGAGTACGGCCAGTATCAATTACTCACAAAGACCATTTTGTCAATATCGCTAGAAGACGGGCATCTGAAGCAAATGAGTTTGCATTAAAGTTTAGAAAATCACATTTGAATGGCACAGACTCGCAGCAAATAAATGGTTATAAATCTGATGGAAACAATCACAGCTC ACTCTTTCCTAATGATTGTCAAGGCGGCTTCTTTGCTGATCAGTTTGAGAACCTAGCAAACTTCAGGGCCCATTACGAGGGTACAGGACCCGAGATCTGGGAACAGACGAATGGAAAGTTAGATGCATTTGTTGCAGCAGCAGGCACTGGTGGTACTGTGGCTGGTGTTTCCAAGTTTCTTCAG GAAAAGAATCCAAACATCAAGTGTTACCTTATAGATCCTCCTGGTTCTGGATTGTTTAATAAGGTAACGAGGGGGGTGATGTACACCAAACAGGAGGCGGAAGGACGAAGACTTAAGAATCCATTTGACACTATAACAGAAGGAATTGGAATTAACAGGGTAACAAAGAATTTTGCGGAGGCAAAACTTGATGGGGCATTTAGAGGCACAGACATTGAAGCTGTTGAAATGGCCAG GTTTCTTGTGAAGAATGATGGACTCTTCCTTGGAAGTTCTTCTGCAATGAACTGTGTTGGAGCAGTCAGAATAGCGCAATCAATTGGTCCTGGTCACACAATTGTAACAATTCTTTGTGACAGTGGAATGAGACATTTGAGCAAGTTTTATAATGCTGAATACTTGTCTCAGCTTGGTTTGACACCCAAAGCAACTGGATTAGAGTTCTTGGGTGTCAAATGA